A single genomic interval of Ramlibacter sp. harbors:
- a CDS encoding GNAT family N-acetyltransferase — protein sequence MAIKNIPKIRQALEADVSDIAELIYLTSVTCCFTPEQPCPDWYRESVQPSQIANLLKSEQMVWLVAAQEKSLAGVLAIGEKSHVKYFFVHHAYQKIGIGKQLWHAALGRGAPGNLLTVRSSLFAVPVYESLGFTATEPPKTFNGMHYQTMVARYG from the coding sequence TTGGCCATTAAGAATATCCCCAAAATACGCCAGGCACTGGAAGCTGATGTTTCCGATATTGCTGAGTTAATTTACTTAACCTCGGTCACGTGCTGCTTTACACCCGAACAACCATGCCCCGACTGGTATAGAGAAAGCGTACAGCCCAGTCAGATAGCAAACCTACTCAAATCTGAACAAATGGTTTGGCTGGTGGCTGCGCAAGAAAAATCACTTGCTGGTGTTCTTGCTATTGGAGAAAAGAGTCACGTGAAATATTTTTTTGTTCATCATGCGTATCAAAAAATCGGCATTGGCAAACAGCTATGGCATGCCGCTTTAGGCAGAGGTGCGCCGGGAAATTTGCTTACAGTTCGCTCATCTCTATTTGCGGTTCCGGTGTATGAAAGCCTTGGTTTTACGGCCACTGAGCCACCGAAGACGTTTAATGGCATGCACTATCAAACCATGGTGGCGCGCTATGGCTAA